In Mycoplasmopsis phocirhinis, the DNA window TTTGAGTATAAATTGCAAAAATGATTTAAAATCGCTAACTGCAATTCCAGTAAATTCTGTTGGTAATTTTGCGAGTAATACTTCATAAGTTTTATCTAATTCATTGCTTGCGATTATTTCGCTAATATACGCTAATAATGGAGTAAATGAAGAATAATTTTCTATATTTTTAAAAATAGATTTAGCAATATCAAATAAAGTAGCATTTTCTTCTAAATTGGATACATCCACATTAGCTAAATCATTAACTAATGCATTCACAAAAGCATCTAATTTATCGTTGTTGCTTATATTAACTAACAAGTTAGCAAAATTATTTTCACTGATATATTCGCCAATTAATGGTGAAAATGCAGTGTAAATATTTTTGGCAATGTCATTGTTTGAAATTGTTTTAAAACTTGATTTTATTATCGCCTTTACAATTTCGCGATGAGCACTGATTTGATTATTTTTAAATATCTTAACTACAACACGATTTAAAGTGTTAGTGTTGTCATTTTCAAAAATAGATGCTAATTCTTTTATTAATTCTAGAGGTTGAACTTTGATTTTATTTTTAGTTAAATGTGTTAAAAAATGTTCAGTTAAAGCTTGAGATATATGCGAATTATCATTAATTAGGTTAAAACTTGCCAAAATAGTTTCTATAAAATTTAAACTTTGTTCTAAAGTAACATTGTTTTGATAATGATTTAGTCAACTTGTCAATAATTTAGAAGCAAGTTGTTTAAAATCATTATTTTTTAGTAATTGCTCAATAAAATTATTGAATTTTGAACTTATTTGTGTTATTTTTTGTTCGCTATCTAATCAATTTTGAATTAATAATTTTGGTTGAGTAAACGTATCTAGAGAATTAGTTGAATTTAAAAGAGAATGTTTAATAAAATCAAAGAAAATGAATTTGAAATTTTCATTATCGAGTGTATTTATTAATAGATTTTTAATAGTAGTATTTTCAAGAGTATTAAAATTTCGGGCTCAATTTGATTTAATATTATTTATAATTGGGTCTATTTCACTAGATTTAATAATTGATTTAATTAAACTTATTAAACTATTTAATAACGAATCGTTGTTTGATTTATTAACTATTTTATTCATTAAATCAAATATTGAAACACTGTTGTTTAATTCGTTCTCATTTAACTGGCTGATATTATCTACAAATTCATTTATAAATTCTTCAAAATTTGAATCATTAGCAATTAAATTAGATATGGTTATTAGTTCTTGTTTATTGATTAAATTTGAATATTCAACTGAAATTGGTTGGTATATTAAATCGATAAAAAAGTTATTATTAGCGTTGGTTAAAAGAAGATTTTTTAGTATTTGTTTAATAATGTTTTTGTTTTTACCAGCAACATTGTTTTTTAGAATATTTTTTATAAAATTAAAGTAATTTTGTAATTTATCACCATTTTCAAAAAACGAAGTAAATGAGCTTGTTAAAATTTCTATAATGTTAATTTCAACTCCGTTATTTGCTAAGTTGTTTAATAAAACATCAATAATTTGAGAAAATAAATGATTTTCATCATCGTATGAATTTAAATTGGTAATTAACGATTGAACCAATAGTTTGAATTCATCAAAATTGATATTATTGCTTAATTGTGGATTTAATTGTAATTGTGCGTAAATTAAACTTGAAATAACATTTAAAGTTTGTTCATCATCTAATAAATTTTTAATTAAAACTTCAATGTTATTTTTTAGATTTTCGTTATTTTGATTATTCAGTCAAGTTTTAACAAATTCGTTGATATCGGTTATTTTATTTAAATTATCAGCGTTAGTTAAAATACTATCTCGTAAATTTTTAATTATGTCGCTAAATGAGTTGTTGTTTAATGTTTTATTTAACACATATGCAAGTTCGTTAAAATTTAAATTTTGTAAAATGGGTGGAAAATTATTTTTGTTTTGTTCTAAAAATTCGATTATTTGTTGGTCAGTTGATATTGTAGAAATTAATGAAATTCAATTAGAAATTGTGTTATTAGCAACAAATTTATTTATTAATAATTTCACAACATCTAAAAATGAATTTAAGTTGGCAATTTCGTTTGAACCAATTTCATCAACATTCATTAAAATAACTTTAATTAATTGATTCAATTCTTCATTTTGCAAGCTTTTAATTGTTAAATTAATGAATTGCTCTCTATTGTTTGAAATAAATTCTGTATTGGGTATAGATTGATATATAGCTTGAGCGATTGTTTTGTTGGTGTTGCTTGAAATTAGTAAATTTGTAATTAAAGTTGATAAATAATCTTTACTTTGTTTTAATGTATTTGAACCTAAAATTACTTTGCTTAATTTAACAATTAAGTTGTTTTTTTGCTCGTTATTAAAAATTGAATTTCAAGTGTTATTTATTCATCGTTGGTAATCAAATGATGAACCATATTCAGTGAATTCTTCTATCAATTTTTGCGTTGCTGTTTCTATAATAGGTATTTGAGTTTCAAGAGTGTTTATATCACTGAATAAATGCTGAACAAAAATTTTAGTTTGTTCTAGTGATAAATTGTTTGTTAAATTATTATTTTCAAGGTATTCGTAAGCTAAATGACTAATAATATCAATAAAATTTTGATCTTTAATTAATTTGGTGACACTAGCTTGTAAATTTTGTCTTGTTTCATTTTTTGTTTGTGAATTTAACAATCAATTTTTTGTAAGCTCAATAATGTCAAAATTTGAATTTAAATCATTTGTTAGTAATCCTTGAGTTAAAAAAGTGAAAATTAAATTTTTTAATTCTGGATATAAAATAACATTTTTAATTAGTGAAACTAGCGAGTTTAATTCAATTTTATTCATTGAATTTGGTAATAATGTTTTAACATAATCTAATAACCGATTTAATTCAGGATACTCAATAATTTCGCCCAATAATTGTGTTGAATTTTCAAATAGATTTGTTTGTTTGACTTGAATAATAAATTCCTTAATTAAGTCAAATATGTTAGTTGATGATTGAATGTTTTTGCTAGGAATTTTATGTAAACTTTCAACAAAAGTGTCAATAATTTGGACTGTTTTTTTGTTGGTTAAAATTTTATTTAGCACTTGTTTAAAATCTGTTTCATTTATTAAATCTTTAAATTCTTGTGGTAAAGAATTATAAATTTTTTCGTTTAGATAATTGACTAATGTAGTTTTTTTTGTTAAATTAAATACTATTTTTTTAATAACTTCTTTATTTTTTGTTAAAAAATTAATTGAGTCAGCTAACTTTATTAAATTTAAAATATTTTCATTTTCAAAAAGAACTGAAAAAACATTTTTACTTAAATTTAAAATATTTATGTTTGTGCCATTAGTTGCTAATTCATCAACAATGTGCTGCAATATTAAATTTCAAACTTCATTATTTTCGGTTAAATTTGATAAATCGTTTAATAAAGTTTTAATTTCATTTAACGTTAATTTTTCACTTAGTTGTACATCTTTATTTAGCTCATTTTGGCTTAAAACAGATACTAATTCAATAAAACTTTCGCTTTTGAATAATTTTTTTATTAATTGTTTTGCATTGTTGAAAACAAATTCTTTGTTTTCATTGTTTTGTAATCATAATTTTATTAAATAATTAGAATCTTTAATTTTATTCACACTGCTACTATTTTTTAATAGAGAATTTTGGACAAAATTAACTCCTAAATTACGTAAATTTTCATCATCAATAAATTCAACAATCAAGTTTTTAACTAAGTTTATATCTGCATTCGAATTAGTTAAATAGGTTTGTTTTAAAGATTCAAATAAAGCGTTAAATTCTGGATAATTTAGTGTTTTTTTTATTAAATTTAATGCTGGAGAAAGACTTTGTAAATTTCGTAAATCTTTAAACAATAACTTAATTAAGTCCAAAAAGGTTTCACTTCGTTCCAATAAAGCTGTATCTAGTGTTGTTAAATCAAAGATAAGAGCGTTTAATAAATTATGAAAAGATTCATCTTTAATTAATTTTTGGGTTAAAGATTTAAAATCATTTTTGCTTAAATAATTTTGCGATTCTAAATTAAAAATTTCATAAATTTTATTAAGAATATCATTAAACTGATCGGAATCTGTATCTATATTTTTGATGATATTGCTTAAAATTATTTGTATTGTTTCGCGATACTCTACAAAGTTAATTTTAGACACATTTTTGATTATTTTTACAATGGTTTTTTCAATGTTTTCGTTATTAAATAATTCACTAAATTCATTGACTAAGTTTTGTGTAAAAGTTAAAAAATAAAAATTATTTGGCGTGTTTTTACTCAATTCATTGATTAAATTTTGTGAAATTTTGCTACTTATTTGTAGTTCATCATTTAAATCATTTCAAATATTTAATATATCAACAGCTAAATTTCCTAATTTGCCTGGTTGAACGCCTTCAAAATATTTTGGAAATGAAATAACAATTCTATTTACGCTGCGAGCCAAAATTTGTTTAAATTCATCACTTTTCAGTAAATCGCTAAATAAATTGTCAATAATGTTTTTTAAAGCCTGTTGGTTTTTATTATTGCTTATTAAGGTTTGTCATAATTCGCTAAATGTTTTATTTTTAGCAAAATCTTGGTTATTTTCAATAATGTTTATTATTATTTGAGCAATGTTTTCTTTAAAAGTTTGTGAATTTAAGGTTAATGATATTAATCTTTCAAAATCATTTTTTGAAATAAATTTTGCAATTTGCTCATTATAGAATAAATTTACAACACTCGAAATTTTATTTTTAGTGATATCTAATTTGGAAATATTACCTAATACTTGAGCAACAATGGTTTTAAATTCTTCGAGATTTTGATTAAAAACTTTTGTTTGTGTTAACGAAAAAATTAAATTTATAATTTTGCTTTCGTCGCTTAATTCAGATTTAAACGCTTCAAGTAAATATGTTATTTTGTTTATTTTAGCACCAGGTAAATTATCGCCATCTCAATCTTTTGTTCAAAATGTTTGTTCAACGTTTTTTAATAAATTTGGTACTAATTTAGTGTTTTTAAATCATGTTTTTAAACTATTTAAATTTTCTTTGTTATTTCGTAAAAAAAAGTTTTTTAATAAGTTTTGGGGGTCTAGATAATTGTATATGTCTGTTTCAAATGAGTTGACAATTAAACGATCAAAAATAATTTCTTCTAAACCAATGTTATCCAGCACACGATTGAAATAATTTTGATTATTAAAATGAGCTGCTAATTGTGCGGTCTGTTCATCATTATCAATAATATAATCATGTTGATTATTGCCAAAAACTTTTTTTATTGTTTCAAACTCGCCATCAACTTGAATTTGAGTTAAATATGAATCTTGATCGCTTTGAAAATATTCGCTATCTCATAAAATGCCGTTTTGTTCAAATATTTCTTGGTCTCTATTGTTTGATATTAATTTAATAAAAATATCTTGAGCCATTTTTTTATAACCTTTTGCTCCTGGGTGAATGTCAAAAAGAGAAGGAGTTAGCATTTTTTGATTTTGAACTCAATAACTATGGTCGAAAGGATTTATAAAAAAAGTTTTTTGACTATTAGCAACAAATTTGATTTTTTTATTAATTAAATTTAAAAGTAATGTGCTAATACTAAATTTTGCGTTGTCGTTATAATTATTAATATAACGATCCACCATATTTAAAATAGTGTTTAGTGGAGTTGGAAAAGCAATAAAATTTATATTTGCTTTAGGTGCCATTTCTTTTATTTTATTTATAAAATAAAGCTGTCTTTGTTGGATATTTGTGAATAAATCATTGAATAATTTAGAAATAGTATTAGCTATTAATTCGTAATTGGCATCATTTGAATTAATTAATTTTACAATTTCTGCTAAAGGAAATTCACCGATACTTTTAGCAATTGTATGAATGAAATCGTTGGCACCTAATGAGATAGTAACTAAATTTGCTCTTTGTAATTTTTTACTCAATTCAGCATACATTTGCGGTCAATTTTTGCCAAATCTTGCTTCGATTATTTTGATTTCAACTGGGTTTAAAGCTGTAACGTCTCCGTTAGATTTAAGGATCAAATTTCATTCAGAAAATTCAGAACTAGAAACTCCAAAATTTGAAAATTCTCCTAGTCGATTGATTTTATTAAAAGATTGTGCTAAATAAGCAGGAAAACTAATTCCACTTACTTTTCCATTCTCAAATCTACCTGGATAATCTTTATCTAATGTCGCAACAAAACCAGCTGTGATTGAATCACCCAAAGCAACATAATTAATTTTTTGCTCTTTTAAAATTAAATTAGTTGCGTTTTTACGATTGCTTAATTTAACAAAATTTTTGGGTTTTTGAATTTGTTTTTTTTGCTCGTTTTTGTTTGGTAGTGTCGGGATATTATCATCAATGTTTTTTGTTTGTAAATTCTTTATTTCACTACTCTTTTTTAACTTTTTTTCCTGCGTTGGTATAAAACTTAAAATTGTTCCAACGCTTATAGTTGCAGTTAATGTAGCTGCTATAACTACTATACTTTTTTTTACTTTTGAATTCATATTTTCCTCATAATTAATTGTTTAATTATACCTTAATATTATTTATATTATTAAGAGTCAAAATAGCGATTATATAAATTTAAAATTTAAAGATTGCTGTCAAAATTATCTTATTTGTAGTTAGCAAAAAGAAAAAACGGAGTTGGGGTTCTCCGTTTATTAAAATTATAAAAATTTGATTCAATCGTTAATTTAAGGGGAATAACGATTGTTGGATAAAAAATGAAAATATTTTAATTTGTGTTTCCGGTTTTTTGTTTTGTAACATTACCATTATAGTATCGTTACGGGGTTAGTATAGCACAATATTAATTTTTTTAACATTTTTAAATATTTAAATATTCAAAATACGGAATGGTTACCATATGTTGAATTAGTTTTTTTAAAGAACAAAATTTTTGTCACCTACTTTTACTTCAATACTAGTTTGTAGTGCTAGATGTCTAGATTCTATACCACAACTTTGCAAAATATATCTGGCGATTTTAGCGTCTTCAGTGTTGTGATATTTGTCATTTTCGTAAATAATTGTTTTAATACCTGCTTGAACAATGGTTTTAGCACAATTTGAGCACGGATAAAGCGAGGTGTATAAAATTGCGTTTTTAGTTTTACCAAAAGCATTGATAATTGCGTTAATTTCTGCGTGAACTACATAAGGATATTTGGTTTTAGATATATTGTTGTCAATGCTGTTTCTTGTTCAAGGAAATGCATCATCAATACCTCCGGGCATTCCGTTATAGCCTAATCCAATTACTTTTTTATCTCCATCAATAATACATGCCCCCACTTTTGTGTTTGGGTCTTTTGAGCGCATGGCAGATATTTTAGCCAAAGCCATAAAATAGCCATCTCAATACAACGATTCATTTTTCATTCACTTATTATATAATATATATTAAATATTAACGGGAGGCAAAATGGCAAACACAGAAAAAGATCCAATTATTTCGCAATTAAAAATTCAAAAAAGACGAGAAGAATTGCTTAAACTTCATGAAGAAAATAAATTGTTATTACAAAATCCTTCTTTAGTTCAACCTGATACAATGCAAGAACAAGAATGCGATAATGTTGAATGTTTATTAAATCAAGACAAACTTGACGCAAAAGAATTAAAAAAACATAAAATTCAAAAATATATAGGCATAGTTTCTTCAATCGCCATTATAATTATTTTGCTAATTGTGGCAATATTTATAGGTCGAATCGAGAACTAAATGAACCAGAATTTTAACACAGAACAGAACAATGTTTTAAAAACAAATAGCATAATTTTATATTTAACTTTTGCTTTATTAATTGTTGTTATTTTAGCAATAATTTTACCTAAAATTATTGATTTATCAAGAGCTAAATTTGCTAAAAAACGTTTTGAAAAACTAGGCAGCAGTTCGCAAATTAGGTTAATTAATCAATTGCGTGAAGCAGTCGAACATTTTTCAAAAACTAAAACGGGAGCTTTAATTACAATTGAAAATACTGATAATTTAGATAGCCTAAGAACTGATGGATTAATTTTAGACGCGGATATAAGTTCGTCGTTATTGATTGCTATTTTTAATAAAGAATCTCCACTTCATGACGGAGCCGTAATAATTAGAGATAATAAAATTCACTACGCAGCAACTTTTTATAAAATATCTAAAAAATCAATAGATAATCACTATGGGGCTAGACATCGTGCTGCTATTGGCATCAGTGAAGTTTGTGATGCACTTACAATCATTGTAAGTGAAGAGAGCGGCGATGTAAGATTTGTAAAAAACGGAACATTTTTTAAAATTAGACTTGAACAATTTCAAGAACAATTAATCAAATATTTAAAGGATTAAAATGACACCAAACGATGAAAAACAAATTCAGAATGATATTAAGCTCGTTGTTGAAACAAAAGATATAAAGCGAGCAAGAGATTTAATCGATGAAATTCCTAATGCTGATATTGCTGCAGCTCTTGCAGAATTAGAAAATGATCAACAAATTACTTTTTTAAGAATGCTTAAAACGCCAGATGCCGCCGAAGTTTTTTCTTATTTAGAAACCGAACACCAAAGAGAATTAGCACTAGGTTTTAGCGAGGAATGAAGCATGAAAATGCTCCAAGAATTACAAAGTGATGAATTAGCTGATGTTTTAGAAGAATTACCGGCTAATGTAACAAGTAAAATTATTGCCTATACTCCACAAGAAAAACGTAATGAAATTAATAAAATTTTAAGTTATGCTGACGATGAAGTGGGTAGTATCATGAGTATTGACATTTCCTCAATTCAAAATACATATACTTGTGAACAAGCATTGTTTAAAATCAAGCGTGATTATTCAAAAAATAAAGCTGAATTAGTTCATTATTATTATGTAGTCGATGCTACTCAAAAATTATTAGGTGTTTTAACTTTAGAAGAAATAATTTTTGCCAATGCTAATGCTAAAATTGATGACATTTATTCGCCAGTTACATCAATCTCAGCTAATGATAAACAAGAACAAGCAGCTAAAATTTTTAGTGAGCATGATATGTCTGTGCTACCAGTAATAAATCAAGACAAACGTTTAATCGGTATGATAACTAGTGATGATGTTATTGATGTGATTCACGAAGCAGCAACCGAAGATTTATATAAAATGGCTGGTATTAATTCAAAAGCATGACAGGCTGAAGAATATTTAAAAACACCTTGATACGCTCTTTTAAAACATAGAATTTTGTGAGGCTTAATTATTTTATTGTTCTCTTCACTTTTAGAAATAGTTGCATATTTTTTATTTAAAAATGTTTTTTCAACATTTATTCAACAATTAAATATATCAATGTTAAGTCTATTTATTAGTTTTGTTGTATTTATTCCGACTATAAATGCTGTTATTCGAAACGGCGGAGCTCAAACTAACATAACAATTAAAAGAGCTCTAACAATGGATTTACTCGAAAAAGGCGATTACAAAAAAGTAATTTTTAAAGAAACACTTATTGGTTTTAGTTTTGGCTTATTTTTAGCTTTTGTTAATGTTGCGAGAATGAGTATATTCTTAGCCGCTACTGGTGATTTAACTAAATTTATGCTTAAATCATGAGCAATTATAATTACAATTTCAATTGCTTTAATTATTGCAATGACTTTAGTTCAATTAATTTCAGCTCTAATTCCTATTATTTATGTTTGTCTAAAAAAAGACCCATCTAATTTATCATTAGTTTTATTAAATTCTATAGCTGAACTTGTTTCAATAATTATTGTATTTATTCTTAGTTTTGTGGTACTAAATAATTTTATTTTATAAAGACTAATTTCAATCATTTTTTCAGTATTTTTATTGACAAAAATGATTTTTTAATTTTTATTAGATACCAAGTAAATAATTTAAATCAATAAATTTAGTATAATTTATTATATTTATTTATATCTAAATTAAATTTGACTAACTAGTGTTTGAATAAAAACAAAGTAAATTTGTGTAAATAACAATGTCATTATTAGTAAATTAAGGAGAAATATGTCGCAAACTGAAATTACAATTAAACATTTATTTTTAAATAAATTAGATTATGCAAATGCTAAATTAGAATTTAAAGCGTGAGTAGTTGCTAATAGAGGTAATAAAAAAATTAGATTTATTGAAATTAATGATGGTTCTAGTGTGCAAAATCTACAAGTAGCCTTAAAAGGCGATAATTTTGATTTTGAAATTTTATCTCAAGTTCATTTAGGAGCAGCAATTAGAGTTCAAGGAAATATAACTTTAACGCCAAATGCCCCACAACCTTTAGAATTGGTGGCAAATGAATTCGAATTATTAAGAGATACAGATTTAGATTATCCGATTCAAAAACAAGTCATTAATCTCGAAACTTTAAGAGAAATTCCTCATGTAAGACACCGCACGAATTTATTAAGGTGCGTAATGTTAATTCGCTCAACATTAGCATTACAAGTTCATCAATATTTCGCTAAAAACAATTTTTTATATTTCAATGCTCCTATTATTACCTCAAACGATGGTGAAGGGGCTGGTGAAACATTTGAGGTTAGAGATTCAAATTCAAAAAACCCGTTTTTTGGCGCTGATAAAAAAGCTACATTAGGAGTTACGGGCCAATTACACGCAGAAAGTTATGCGATCGGATTTAAAAAAGTTTATACGTTTGCTCCTACCTTTAGAGCTGAGCACTCAAACACAAAAAAACATGCCGCTGAATTTTGAATGATTGAACCCGAAGTTGCTTTTTATGATTTAAATGACATTATTAATTTAGCTGACGATTTTCTTAAAACAGTAATTAAAAACACTATTGAAATTCACCCCAAGGAATTTAAATTTTTAGTTGACAATATTGATAGTGAATTATTAAATAATTTAAACAAATTCATTAACACTAAACTTGCCATTCTTGACTATCGTGATGCATTAAAAGAATTGCAAAAAGTAAAGGAAATTTTTGAAGATCAAAATATAGAATTTGGTTTAGATTTTGCAACTGAACACGAAAAATACTTAGCTTCTAATGTTGCAAAAGGTCCAGTGGCAATTATTAATTTTCCAAAAGAATTTAAAGCATTTTATATGCACCAAAATGAAGATAATGACACAGTCGCCTCATTTGATTTATTAGTTCCTGGAATTGGAGAATTAATAGGTGGTAGCCAGCGTGAAGTTAATTATGATAAATTATTACACCGAGCTAATGAAGTTGGAATTAGCCAAGAAGAATTACAATGATATCTTGATTTAAGACGTTTTGGCGATTCTGGTTCAAGTGGTTTTGGAGTTGGGTTTGAACGTTTAGTGATGTTTGTAACCGGCGTTGATAACATCCGCGATGTAATCCCTTATCCTCGTACATCGGGCAATATTAAAATGTAAACTATAAGGAGTTAGATGAAATTATCAATTATTACGCCTTCAATCACGCACTGAAAAGAACTTGAATATATTTCTGGCGTTTTACGCAACCAAAACAATCAAGATTTTGAAGTTATTTTTGTTATTTCTAAACCCAACAAAAAAATATATTCAATAGTTGAAAACAATATCCAATTTTTTGGTTCCAGAGTTAAAGTTGTTTTTAACCAAAAACATAAAAGCATTCAAAGTGATATTTTAGCTGCATTTCATTTGGTAAAAAATCAATATGTGTATGTGTTAAGTCCCGATTCGGTTATCAAGAAAAATTTTGTAAGAATTTTAACTGACAAATTAACTGATAATCAACCTCATATTTTGGAATTTAGACCAAATTTGACTGGTTCAATTAAATGACATCCTTATTCAAGAATAAATACAAACTCAATAATTAATAAAAAAGATAATCCAGATTTTATTGCTTACGCATTTCCATTTATTTTTAATAAAGTTTTTAAAAAAAGTTATATTGAACAATTTATGAATTATCGTGTGAAAGAAATGAATGATACTAAATTCGCGACCGAATTATTATATATTTTGTTAGTTAATGCTGAATCATATTTATATTGAAATATTTCCCTTGTTAAAGAACATATTTCATCTTCAACTTGACTTGCTCCAAATAATTTTGTTGCCCAATTCAAAATAATTGAAAATTTTATTAATACCAATAATTTAGATTTGCTTTCGGAAATTACATATGCTAAATTGTATTTTTTACAGATTGTTTTATTAGGTTTTTTGAATTCAAGACAATTTTCAGTATTTAAAGTTTTACACTACATTTTTGATTCACGTAAAAAATTTAATGAAAAACGAGCACAAAAATTTTTAAAAGATCTTTATACATTATTGAAAAAATATCATGATGAAAATTCGCAAGTATTTTTAGTTAATCGCTATTTTAATAAAATCAATAAAGAAGCAGGATATTTAAAAAAATTATTAAATTTAGAAACTGCTGTGCAAATTTATAAAAACCTTTAATGAAATTCTTACATAAAAATGTTTCATTTTGGCGGCGTTTTGCCTCAAATTTAATTGATTTTTTTATTTTTGTTTCTTTAATTATAGGATTGTGAAAAATATTGAATTTCAATTCAACTAATAATGAAATTAAGATTGCTTCTTGGTACACATTTTTAATATTTTCTTGGTTAATTAGTTTAAATTTGTTCGTTGTAATCCCGTTTTTTTGAAATTATCGTAGTTTAGGTTTAATCTTAACAAGGCTTCAAATTTTGATAAAAACTAAAAAAAACAAATTAGTGAAATGCTTGATAATTTATGGTTTCAATTTTGGTTTTTATTCGTTAATAATTTTAATTATGTTAGTTGGTATTCAAACATCACAAATTCAAAATTTATATGTTCAAAATATTTCGGCATTAAATAATTTAGATTTAAATTTAGTATTTATTGCTCGAATCATATCTGTTTTAACCGGTGTTTGAACATTGTTGATTTTGTTAAATTATGCTTTGATTTTAGCCACAAAAAAACATAGTGGGCTATTTGAAAAAATTTTTTCTTATCGTGTTGTTTATATAAAACATTTTAATCAAAACGATAAATTTAATCAAATAAAACTTGTGCCATTTAAAACAAAAAAAGTTGAAATAATTTTTAGAGAGGTAGATAATGACTAGAAGAGAAATGATTTTATCCCAATTAAATAAAGAACAAGAACAAGCCCTGTTTCATTTTACATCACCTTTGCGCATTATTGCTGGTGCTGGTTCAGGTAAAACTCGTGTTTTAACTCGTAAAATTGCTTATTTAATTACAGAAATGGATGTTTCACCATCTAAAATAGTTGCTCTTACTTTCACAAATAAAGCAGCAAATGAAATGACACAAAGAATAAAATATTACATAAACCCTAATAGCGAAAAATTTCAAGCCTTAACTTTTCATTTGCTTTGTTCACAAATATTGCGTGAAGACTCTCATTATTTAGGAATAAAAAATGATTTTCAAATTCTTGATTTAATTGATCAAAAGGCTATTTTAAAAAGGATTAGAGAAAATTTAGGCGAACAACTAAACGAAGTTACACCCGAAAGTGAAAGTGTGATTTGAGATAATATCTCTTTTGCTAAATTCAATAATTTAACCGAAGATGAATTGTTTTATCATTTAAAATCTTCTGATAGAGATTCTAATGATATTTATAATAAAAAAATAGCAAAAATCTATGCCGATTACAACAAATACCTTCAAGATTATGCGAGTTTAGATTATGATGATTTAATTGTTAAAACAAATCTGCTTTTTGAAAAATTTCCAGAAGTAGCTCAAAAATGAGCTAATAAATTTTCATATGTGATGGTAGATGAATTTCAAGATATTTCTCGTATTCAATACGAAATTGTTAAAAAAATTACTGGACCAAATACAATGCTAACTATCGTT includes these proteins:
- a CDS encoding deoxycytidylate deaminase — translated: MKNESLYWDGYFMALAKISAMRSKDPNTKVGACIIDGDKKVIGLGYNGMPGGIDDAFPWTRNSIDNNISKTKYPYVVHAEINAIINAFGKTKNAILYTSLYPCSNCAKTIVQAGIKTIIYENDKYHNTEDAKIARYILQSCGIESRHLALQTSIEVKVGDKNFVL
- a CDS encoding diadenylate cyclase; its protein translation is MKTNSIILYLTFALLIVVILAIILPKIIDLSRAKFAKKRFEKLGSSSQIRLINQLREAVEHFSKTKTGALITIENTDNLDSLRTDGLILDADISSSLLIAIFNKESPLHDGAVIIRDNKIHYAATFYKISKKSIDNHYGARHRAAIGISEVCDALTIIVSEESGDVRFVKNGTFFKIRLEQFQEQLIKYLKD
- the mgtE gene encoding magnesium transporter; the encoded protein is MTPNDEKQIQNDIKLVVETKDIKRARDLIDEIPNADIAAALAELENDQQITFLRMLKTPDAAEVFSYLETEHQRELALGFSEEWSMKMLQELQSDELADVLEELPANVTSKIIAYTPQEKRNEINKILSYADDEVGSIMSIDISSIQNTYTCEQALFKIKRDYSKNKAELVHYYYVVDATQKLLGVLTLEEIIFANANAKIDDIYSPVTSISANDKQEQAAKIFSEHDMSVLPVINQDKRLIGMITSDDVIDVIHEAATEDLYKMAGINSKAWQAEEYLKTPWYALLKHRILWGLIILLFSSLLEIVAYFLFKNVFSTFIQQLNISMLSLFISFVVFIPTINAVIRNGGAQTNITIKRALTMDLLEKGDYKKVIFKETLIGFSFGLFLAFVNVARMSIFLAATGDLTKFMLKSWAIIITISIALIIAMTLVQLISALIPIIYVCLKKDPSNLSLVLLNSIAELVSIIIVFILSFVVLNNFIL
- the asnS gene encoding asparagine--tRNA ligase — encoded protein: MSQTEITIKHLFLNKLDYANAKLEFKAWVVANRGNKKIRFIEINDGSSVQNLQVALKGDNFDFEILSQVHLGAAIRVQGNITLTPNAPQPLELVANEFELLRDTDLDYPIQKQVINLETLREIPHVRHRTNLLRCVMLIRSTLALQVHQYFAKNNFLYFNAPIITSNDGEGAGETFEVRDSNSKNPFFGADKKATLGVTGQLHAESYAIGFKKVYTFAPTFRAEHSNTKKHAAEFWMIEPEVAFYDLNDIINLADDFLKTVIKNTIEIHPKEFKFLVDNIDSELLNNLNKFINTKLAILDYRDALKELQKVKEIFEDQNIEFGLDFATEHEKYLASNVAKGPVAIINFPKEFKAFYMHQNEDNDTVASFDLLVPGIGELIGGSQREVNYDKLLHRANEVGISQEELQWYLDLRRFGDSGSSGFGVGFERLVMFVTGVDNIRDVIPYPRTSGNIKM
- a CDS encoding glycosyltransferase is translated as MKLSIITPSITHWKELEYISGVLRNQNNQDFEVIFVISKPNKKIYSIVENNIQFFGSRVKVVFNQKHKSIQSDILAAFHLVKNQYVYVLSPDSVIKKNFVRILTDKLTDNQPHILEFRPNLTGSIKWHPYSRINTNSIINKKDNPDFIAYAFPFIFNKVFKKSYIEQFMNYRVKEMNDTKFATELLYILLVNAESYLYWNISLVKEHISSSTWLAPNNFVAQFKIIENFINTNNLDLLSEITYAKLYFLQIVLLGFLNSRQFSVFKVLHYIFDSRKKFNEKRAQKFLKDLYTLLKKYHDENSQVFLVNRYFNKINKEAGYLKKLLNLETAVQIYKNL
- a CDS encoding RDD family protein, which produces MKFLHKNVSFWRRFASNLIDFFIFVSLIIGLWKILNFNSTNNEIKIASWYTFLIFSWLISLNLFVVIPFFWNYRSLGLILTRLQILIKTKKNKLVKCLIIYGFNFGFYSLIILIMLVGIQTSQIQNLYVQNISALNNLDLNLVFIARIISVLTGVWTLLILLNYALILATKKHSGLFEKIFSYRVVYIKHFNQNDKFNQIKLVPFKTKKVEIIFREVDND